The Akkermansia muciniphila genome contains a region encoding:
- a CDS encoding small basic protein, which produces MSKHSSLKATGTVGGKRSVLKRFERVKLLKERGEWKKGQSPLGLPKTKHEA; this is translated from the coding sequence ATGTCCAAGCATTCCAGCCTCAAAGCAACCGGTACCGTAGGCGGCAAGCGTTCCGTCCTGAAGCGTTTTGAACGCGTCAAGCTTCTCAAGGAACGCGGCGAATGGAAGAAGGGCCAAAGCCCCCTCGGCCTGCCGAAGACCAAGCATGAAGCTTAA
- a CDS encoding metal-dependent transcriptional regulator, whose product MLELTKSNEDYLEAIGLLSEKSGTAQVRDIAEMLKVKMPSVTSAVKQLADMGLVEYTQYAPVKLTPQGRRIAGKIIVSHGILFDFLREELALPEERANEVACQIEHIMTFEEIEKLKSCRIRPFEGAGEDSAR is encoded by the coding sequence ATGTTGGAGCTGACCAAGAGCAATGAGGATTATCTGGAGGCCATCGGGCTGCTGTCTGAAAAGAGCGGAACGGCCCAGGTGCGGGATATTGCAGAGATGCTTAAGGTAAAGATGCCTTCCGTGACGTCTGCCGTGAAGCAGCTGGCGGACATGGGATTGGTGGAATATACGCAGTACGCCCCGGTCAAGCTGACCCCCCAGGGACGCCGGATCGCCGGAAAAATCATTGTCAGCCATGGCATCCTGTTTGATTTTCTGCGGGAGGAGCTTGCCCTTCCGGAAGAACGCGCTAATGAGGTTGCCTGCCAGATTGAGCATATCATGACTTTTGAGGAGATTGAAAAGCTCAAGTCCTGCCGGATACGGCCTTTTGAAGGCGCCGGGGAGGATTCCGCCCGGTAA
- the trmD gene encoding tRNA (guanosine(37)-N1)-methyltransferase TrmD encodes MAAELIIDVLSLFPEMVEAPLGGSILGKAREKGLVEVRCHNIRDWTVDKHRKTDDYLCGGGQGMLLKPEPIFAAVEELRRPETRVVLMTPQGRTFNQSLAGELAASGGHLIILCGHYEGVDHRVVEELVDVELSIGDYILTNGAIAAVVVIDAVARLIPGVLGDERSSVEESFSNGLLEAPAYTKPNVFRGLAVPDILLGGNHPAIEKWKHGKSLERTRLNRPDLWREWLKTHPEDAME; translated from the coding sequence ATGGCCGCTGAACTGATTATTGATGTTCTGTCCCTGTTCCCGGAGATGGTGGAAGCCCCCCTGGGCGGCAGTATCCTGGGGAAGGCCCGTGAAAAGGGGCTGGTGGAGGTGCGCTGCCATAACATCCGTGACTGGACGGTGGACAAACACCGCAAGACGGACGACTACCTTTGCGGAGGCGGGCAGGGCATGCTGCTGAAACCGGAACCCATTTTTGCCGCCGTGGAGGAACTCCGCAGGCCGGAAACGCGCGTGGTGCTGATGACTCCGCAGGGCCGCACCTTCAATCAGTCCCTGGCCGGGGAGCTGGCCGCATCCGGCGGCCACCTCATCATCCTCTGCGGGCATTATGAGGGGGTGGACCACCGCGTGGTGGAAGAACTGGTGGATGTGGAGCTGTCCATCGGAGATTATATTCTCACGAACGGGGCGATTGCCGCCGTGGTGGTGATTGATGCCGTGGCGCGCCTGATTCCCGGCGTGCTGGGGGATGAACGCTCTTCCGTGGAGGAGTCTTTTTCCAACGGCCTTCTGGAGGCTCCCGCCTATACCAAGCCGAACGTGTTCCGCGGGCTGGCCGTTCCGGACATCCTCCTGGGCGGCAACCACCCCGCCATTGAAAAGTGGAAGCACGGGAAGTCCCTGGAGCGTACGCGGCTGAACCGTCCGGATTTATGGAGGGAGTGGCTGAAGACGCATCCGGAGGATGCCATGGAATGA
- the prfB gene encoding peptide chain release factor 2 (programmed frameshift): protein MDPHIAADLSALDTAALHSRLSELGSYLDLAGIQQRVAELDERMSAPDFWDDQNAARALMAEVNPLKHRMEAFSRLKSRLEDIDATIELAQEADDDDLGREAVEEFAKWQKSLADFELLTLLNSPQDQASCYVTIHAGAGGTEACDWASMLLRMYIRWCERRGFSVTYLESTDGDDAGIRSVTLKVDGEYAYGYLKNERGIHRLVRISPFDSAGKRHTSFASLDATPEVSDSINIEILDKDLKVDTYRSGGKGGQNVNKVETAVRITHIPSGVIVACQNERSQLRNKEEAMNMLRAKLYQIEEDKKQAEADRQYSEKGDIGWGNQIRSYVFQPYQMVKDLRTGVESGNIQDVMDGNLDPFIEAMLRGHKRER, encoded by the exons ATGGATCCCCATATCGCTGCAGATCTCTCGGCGCTCGACACGGCTGCTTTGCACAGCCGTCTTTCCGAGCTCGGGAGCTATCTT GACCTGGCCGGCATTCAACAACGAGTGGCCGAGTTGGACGAACGCATGAGCGCACCGGATTTCTGGGATGACCAGAATGCCGCCCGGGCGCTGATGGCGGAAGTGAACCCCTTGAAACACAGAATGGAGGCCTTTTCCAGGCTGAAGTCCAGGCTGGAGGATATTGACGCCACCATTGAACTGGCCCAGGAGGCGGATGACGACGACCTGGGCCGGGAGGCCGTGGAGGAGTTTGCCAAATGGCAGAAATCCCTGGCGGATTTTGAGCTGCTGACTTTGCTGAACAGTCCGCAGGACCAGGCTTCCTGTTACGTGACCATCCACGCCGGAGCCGGCGGCACGGAAGCCTGTGACTGGGCGTCCATGCTGCTGCGCATGTATATCCGCTGGTGTGAGCGCCGCGGTTTTTCCGTGACTTATCTGGAAAGTACGGACGGGGATGACGCTGGCATCCGTTCCGTGACCTTGAAGGTGGATGGAGAGTACGCCTACGGTTATTTGAAGAATGAGCGCGGCATTCACCGCCTGGTGCGCATTTCTCCCTTTGATTCCGCAGGGAAGCGGCACACTTCCTTCGCTTCCCTGGATGCCACGCCGGAAGTTTCCGATTCCATCAATATTGAGATTCTGGATAAGGATTTGAAGGTGGACACCTACCGTTCCGGCGGCAAGGGCGGCCAGAACGTGAACAAGGTGGAAACCGCCGTGCGCATCACGCACATTCCCTCCGGAGTGATTGTGGCCTGCCAGAACGAGCGCAGCCAGCTCCGGAACAAGGAGGAGGCCATGAACATGCTGCGCGCCAAGCTGTACCAGATTGAGGAAGACAAGAAGCAGGCTGAAGCCGACCGCCAGTATAGTGAGAAGGGGGACATCGGCTGGGGCAACCAGATCCGTTCCTATGTCTTCCAGCCTTACCAAATGGTCAAGGATTTGCGCACGGGCGTGGAGTCCGGCAATATTCAGGACGTGATGGACGGCAACCTGGACCCCTTCATTGAGGCCATGCTGCGCGGCCACAAGCGCGAACGCTGA